Below is a genomic region from Melanotaenia boesemani isolate fMelBoe1 chromosome 19, fMelBoe1.pri, whole genome shotgun sequence.
TCTCAGGGTATCGTTCTCTAAACATCTTTTTGTCAATGGAGCGGCTCATTTTAGCTTTGGCTCTCTCCACAAAAATCACCTTCTTGCAGTGCTGGATCTCTGCCAGTTCATCAACCCACTGGTCTCTGGGTGCCAGTTCAGTCCAGGGTAGTGTGTGATAGATGGACCATTTCCAGGCTTCTCTCCACTGACTAAGTGAGGGTTTGTCATGACGGAACTGAGTTTCTGAGACCATCCAGGCTTGTTGCCAGTCAGAAATAGCCCTAGTATGTTTTACTTCTTCCTGTGAGTCATAAGGATGATGGGAATGCACATTTGACTTCCCATCGCTGGTTTGCCCCTTTCTTTGTCCAGGCTCTGATCGGTGCTGGCGCCTTGTGAACTTCCATGATTCTCCCCAAATCCTTTCCCCAGTAGGTCCATTTTTAGGGAATTCTACAGGTGCAAACTCATTCTGGTGCCTCTCCCAGTTCACCCGGATTTGGTTTGTGGTGGACCAACCCTGCTGCCATCGCTCTGGCTCCTGATGCAAGGGCTTACAGGTGTATTTCCATGAATCTTTCCACTCTGAAAGAGTGGGCTTTTTGTCTCTTCCCTTCTCTGACTCTCCAAAGATCTTCAGTGGATCAgccttcatttttctcctctctgttCTCATTCTATGTTTTATCATCTTCCAGGACTCCTTCCAGTCTGACAAAGGTACCAATTTTTGCAGCTGTTGCAAGAGAAGTAACTTTGACTGGGGGAATTCGCTCTTTGATTGATGCATCACACCATGTTTCAGTTGCTCATAGCGTGGATCTGGTGGCATTGAGACATCTTCCTTCAGGGCTTTGTCTGTGCTTTGAGCTCCAGCAGTGTCTATCTTTGGTGGTGGGGCCTTCAGGACTTTATCTATTTCTTCACTTGGTTTTGAAttggtttttgttatttgcCATGATTTGTTCCACTCATTGGGAGACTCAGATTCTTTACAGAAGTTCTGGTGTaaatttttatagttgtgtgaACAAGGTACATTGATGACATTGTTGAAATGGGACTCTATCTGCTTGCCCTGATCATCAGAGCCTTGGCTGTAATCAGAGTTGTTGTGATTGTTGAAGCCAGTAGTAGCTGCTCTCCAGGAACTGGTCCACCGTGGACCCAGAGCTTTCTGAGCCCAAGGCTTGAAAACATTGGTACCATGGTGATTCATGAGCTTCCAACATTCTTCCCATTCAGAGCTCATTTCTCCCTCATTACCTTGCTTGTTAGTCGTGGACTCATTCATTAAACCTTCATTTGAAACAATATGATGATCCTGCTCATTTGCAGGCTTGGTAGACTGCCATGAATCACTCCACTCTGACGAATACAAGGATTCATTGTGGCGCTGGCTTTCCATCAGCTTGGTGAAGTATCCAGCTTTGGGACCACCATCTCTAGTTACATCATCTTCCTTCATTTTGTCAGCTCTTTGCCATGATACCTGCCATTCCTCAGCAGGAAGACTGAAGTCAAGCCGCTGTGATTTCACCATCCTGTATTCTAGTTTTCTCCAGAAGTGAAGGCTATGAGGATCCATCATGTAAGGCTCACTTGACCAGTGCTTGCCTTCTCCAGATGGAGGCTGGTGGGTGGCAAACATCCAGCATTGGCCCCAGTCTGAGCCAGCCGTGGAGCCCTCTGCAGGTGGTAAAGACTTGTTATACTTCCATGCCTTCCCCCACACAATAGTTGAAGGTTGAGTTTGGGTGATGTGCATAAGGAACTGCAGCCTGGTGAGACTCTTGTCCTgtccttttttgtctttgtaagCTGGAGTTGGAGCAGAGAAGCCTTTGCTTGGGAATCCTGGTCTACCAAGTGGAGCTGAACCTCCATGAGATGCAGTTGTACGAGCTGGAGCAATGCGAGGGGTCTGGGGCTTGCTTTTCCAGACATTGTTGTCGGGCTGAGTCTCAGCTTGGTGTTTAGGTTTCCTCTCTCTTCTTTTGTGTCCTCCAGTTTTAGCAGCTACACGGTTTTCCCAGTCCTGGTTAATGCTGTGAAGACAAATATGACATAAAAAGTACAAGTGCAGAAAAGATCTCAGTTAAActtaaagttaattattttaccatgttaaatacTACACTAATAGTTCATCAATTGAAATAACAAGACTTTTGCGACAAATTTTAATATTATGGCTatactagggctgtcaaaaataacgtgtTAATGGCGTTAATTAACttatgtttgtgcagcagctgcttcctccctctcctctcatgttgctccGCGAAACATAACGGCTGTCAGtaatcagctgattggcttttctctcttgttatgtgtgtttatggatcagatGAGAAGCGTTCATGGTTCACAcggtcacatatttaccccaaagtgttCTTGTTGgaaggaccttctctaacacagtagctgactAAAGCATGTAGCTGACGACAGAAAGTAGCTGTGGAAAGGATTTCAGCTAtccaggggcgggtctagaaaggtTCTGACAGgtccaggcaggagcactgaccaggaggGGCCCAAATTAGACCTTTTTAGGTcaagattttatgaaatattgaactgattattacaactaaagtgatcatctaatataaaaaaagggaagaaaaatttcccaataatataatttttcagcaggtttttactttgggtgatgccgttgtaggacttttataactgctgcacaaacactcacacttcagtggtaaaaggaaaaagctgtttttatccagatcatcagttttatcagagtttcttcatcaatgttcaTGAATCTTGATCAATGTTTAACTTTAGTCGTCACATCGGCTGATGTAGAGATGTTTCAGAACAGCAAGTAAAACATTACATACTGCATTTACTGATCATTGCACATCTGACACTTACCTAAgagaaaaacaggcaaatttcaggcatagtcgggAATGGTGATTAATCGGGATTAATTCATTTGGaagctgtgattaatttgattaaaaattttaattgtttgacaGCCCTAGCTTATACACATTTTTGCTGATGTCCAGATTGACAAAGGACTgaggaaaaaaagtctttaGCTTTATCTTAATGCTTTCACAACTATAGCTGTCACACCCTCATACAACATGGTTctgtattaaaaacattacCATTTATCAGTGACAAAATTGAAGTTTATTGCTATGTGACTATTAATATCCACAGAGAAAGTCCAGAGACGTGACAAAGCTGGAATATTTATATCAACATGCATGCTTGAGATGACTCTATATATTCTGAGGTAATGTTTCTACATGATACAGTGACAGTGCAGCAGCTAAATATATTGACAGCCCTTAAATAACTTATATTTATGCATAGGAAGCTTGTGGTGGACTggccacctgtccaggtgtaccctgctAATTAATGGGATAGACTCCCCGAAACCCTGACTTGAATTAGgtggtatagaaaataaaaatgagtgaatgaatgtaTGTCTACATGTTCCAGTGTTTTTGCTTCTGCTTGGGGGCAATAAGAGAAATCTGTAAAACGGATCGAGCCGCAAGTTGCAAACCTCGAGGCGTGAGTTTCGAGTTGTGAGAGACGTGAGCCGCAAGTTGTAAACTGCAAGGTGTGAGCCGCAAGTTGCAAACCGTGAGTTGCGAATCGCGAGACGGAAGCTGTGAGTTGCGAAGCAAGAGGTGAGAGGCAAGAGCCATGAGGCGTGAGTTGCCAACCGTGAGGCGAGAACCGTGAGTTGCGAACCGCAAGGCGGGAGCTGTGCATTGCAAACCACGAGGCGAGAGGCAAGAGGCAGGAGCCGTAATTTGCAGGGCAGGAGGCAAGAGGCAAGAGGCGAGAGGCTGCAGGCGGGAGGCGGGAGCCGTGAGTTGCGAGGCAAGAGGCGCGAGTTGCAAGGCAAGAGGCAGGAGGCAAGAGGCAAGAGTCAGGAGGCGAGAGGTGGGAGCCATGAATTGCGAGGCGGGAGCCGTGAGTTGCGAGGCGAGAGGTGGGAGCTGTCAGTTGCTAGGCGAGTGGCAAGAGGCGAGAGGCGGGAGCCGTGAGTTGCGAACCATGAGGCAGGAGCAGTGAGCTGCAAAGCGAGAGGCAAGAGGTGAGAGGCGGGAGCCGTGAGTTGCGAACCGCGAGGCAAGAGCCGTGAGTTGCGAGGCGAGAGGCAAGAGGCGAGAGGCGAGAGGCAGGAGCAGTGAGTTGCTAGGCAAGAGGTGGGAGCCGTGAGTTGCGAGGCAAGAGGCAAGAGGTGGGAGCCGTGAGTTGCAAGGCGAGAGGTGGGAGCCGTGAGTTGCAAACCGCGAGTCAAGAGCCGTGAGTTGCGAACCTCGAGGCGGGAGCAGTGAGTTGCGAAGCGAGAGGCGGGAGCAGTGAGTTGCAAAACGAGAGGCAAGAGGTGAGAGGCGGGAGCCGTGAGTTGCGAGGCAAGAGGCGGGAGCTGTGAGCCCGATTTCTTCCTATTGTACAACAATTCCAGTCGGCTGCAACTTCAAAGTGGGACCTGGATATATTCAATCAGCTGTACTGACTTGGATTTCTGAGGATAAAAGCAGGTTTTGTGAGAAATCTgtgaaatcttttttattttaaattagctgCCTTAATAGTAAAACTTATTGTTTAGCATTGCAAGCTTTAAAAGGGTTTTCATGACGGCGTATGTGTTGTTATgtgttttgtcttatttatttttatttataatattcctttttttttttaccttgtcctgtccagcatggtggcggcagaatgatggtctggcagCTGTGTtgtactgaacaaatttgctttgccaagaggagctttttggatataaggctcctcttgataatcaccttttttaattctttgtttaaatgtattgttttatcttatttatttagtattataGGATTTATGTagtcttgctggacctgactggaggggacagaaaaaaaaaagaataaagaagagaagtagaaaagaaagtgaaaaaaaaggaagaggggacaaagatccagcagatacaagcaacgagcttcagtccaatctaacagcagacaaccagctgctacacctgtacttACCTGTACAAGTGTAGCAATGACAATCATCAgtagttcctaaaaaataaccaagacagcaacaacaacatgtatcacaacaacaaccaaagaaccagaaacacacacacctgaaccaaagcatctcttagtttataaacccactggacacctcagtgctgtgtcagcatgcagaggatgaggaatgaggaggatcagagatgagtatGATcttgcaaatgtgaccacgcctctatggaggctagaggcagactagggcggcccagagacctgggtcatcagcagcatcctggagcaccaacccaagtcACCCCACCACGAACCCACCCAGAGGGCTGCAGAAGAAGACCCCAGCCAAAGCCCCCCACAGTCACGGAGCACAGGCCCCAGGGGGCCAAGATCTTCAGCCACCAGGCATCATCCAGGGCGGCCAGAATGATGGGTCCCAAACCTaaagagcccagaggcagcgacaaaattttaacatttttctattttcttgtgtcatgtCACAATCCCctgtgtgcacgtctacgttaacgagtgcaacatttcacatgcccGAATGtggcctgtcgcttggctggagcaGGGCAGCTATTTTCCATAGGAAAGGAGCGACGTTGCCTCCTGTGTGTTCAGCCCATAAAACTGGATTCTTATTTAGGTTGATCATTTGTAGCCAAGCTTTTTGTCCAGTAAATGTTCATGTTAACACACATTGATAACAGAGATATGGTCAACAGTCAGGAGTGCAGTTTCACTGCCAGCCAGGCTATGAACCCTGCATAGAAGATTTCTCTAAGCTTTCTGCTTTGAGATTTGTAACGTTGCAGACTTTTGCCTACTctgaaaacagtaaaacatgtcCTCTTGAAAACGTATTAAATTGTTAATTTGTGGCAGAATCCTCTGAGTTTCTGCATGGTGTATGACAGAAGGGCTCAACACTCAGCTTCTCTCACTCCGTGTTTAACTTAGGTCATAAAAACACACCATGTCACTTTGTCAAGGTATTCATTACACCTCGCGCTAAATCTGCTCAGCTACTCCAGGAACCCAAGAAGTCGAGACATGCATTATGACACATGTACATGTCTGAGATCCAATGTCAAAGTTAACTTCTGACCTTTCAGTGCTGTAACAGATCAGATTTCCTGCAGCAGCCACCTTCATTTCCAATTTCCAGTCGGCTGTAACAATTCTGCATTCAAAGGTTAAATAACCACAGACTTTCAGTTGAACTGTGACTGAGGGAAAAGCACTGTCAAACATTCATTGTCAGTCGTTTCTTTTCCCATTCCTGTCTACAGCTATAACCAGAGCTATTCAAACCCAGCTGTCATTAAAGAGTGCTGATCTAGTGTTCATAGCTATTAAATTAGCAGATTAAAGCAGATTAAAGAGCTGAGCTAGCCAAGCTCGTAAAGCAGAAACAGTCCTGTTTGCACTGTGCATTgacagacttttttctttaagccTTAATATGAAGAAATACAATACCATTCCAGAACGTTTCTATGACAAGTTATCATAGAGCTGTagttcaggaggaagagcagtcatctttGAGCAGGAAGGTCagtggattgattccaggcttcccctgactgcACGcctaagtgtccttgggcaagacactgaacccccgataagtgtgtgtgtgaatgttttgaAGTGGctgcagattttattgtcatttttaaccaaactcctgctcagattttacctgcatcatgtaattttattgtagatcattttaacaatagactaaaatcagccattgactcagcagctgtacttaaaaactgaaagaagaaCATCCAGAATACCATTGAGGACTGAGAAAATtagaaagcagaaaagaaatTGCAGGATAGCAGAGAGGCAATGAACTAACAATTCTTCATGAAATTTTATGTGGACTCCAAATCTACAATAATACACTTCAACTGGCCAGAGTGCTCCCCTTCTCACCTCATCACAGATAACAAAACAACcccaaattcctttttaaaacgtTGATCGTTtaataaatacagattttaaCACGTCCACCTCCATGCCTGCACCAGAGGCTGCAtgcgaggactttgcagaccacttcagaaatacacaaaattggacaaaattgttggttcccttcggttaatgagagtaaaactcacaatggtcacagaaataacttgaatctgacaaaagtaataataaataaaaattctattaaatttaaccagtgaaagtcagacgttgTTTTTCAACCACGtatcaacagaattatttaaaaaataaactcatgaaacaggcctggacataaatgatggtacccttaacttgaTATTTAGTtgtacaaccttttgaggcaaccactgcaatccAACCATTTCTTGTAACTGTCAgcgagacttctgcacctctcagcaggtattttgatccaCATGCTTGCCATGTTACCTTCCATGTTAcaaggttacctaccatgctaggaacaggtgtatgagatgggtggcggggtccaggacgctcggacccgatggatgccgcttgcagctttattagggtccgagccatacgaagtatggaaggaccctattgttcctgaaatatttattatactccttctaagcatttcgacgccaaatttgaccccctaaacacccatgaaaagttgtgaattttggcacacacgtcaagtccCGCGTAActtggatattataaggtccacatacacttcaatgaaaaattggctcaacagcgccacctagacacccccaaaatccccaaatgaatggggtcccaaaagtctacttcgacgtaggaacacgaaactcagcacacacatgtaaaaccccaagtcaagcaaaaaagtcaatcaaacacctgttgcccaggcaacagggtgcccgccatcttggcgtgtacggccatttttttcccattttttccactttacacacatcgtatttgaacgaactagtctgaggggattcgtgcgattgactccaaacttggtgggaagcttcctgacaagttggggaccaaacgctattcaaatctttctaataggagaaagcgtgtaaccgtggcaaccgacggaaaatgaccttctcgccatgaaacacggtttgctcatatcgccatataaatacatgggatctgcaccaaagttcacaggattcatatgtgtaacaccccaagtccagcaaagaagtcagttgaacacctgttgccatggcaaccgacggaaaatgaccttctcgccatgaaacacggtttgctgatatctccatagaaatacatgggagctgcaccaaagttcacagtattcatacctgtgacaccccaagtccagcaaagaagtcaatcgaacacctgttgccatggcaatggggtgcccgccatcttggatttcattgccattttaacgaactagtctgaggggattcgtgccactgactccaaacttggtggaaactttcctgacaagttggggaccaaacgctattcaaatctttgtaatagcagaaagcatgttaccgtagCAACCCAcagaaaaacgccttctcgccatgaaacacggtttgctcatatctccatagaaatacatgggatctgcaccaaacttgagaGTATTCATATACGTTCgatccttaacgcattacaccacctgttgccatggcaaccgacggaaaaacaccttctcgccatgaaccacggtttgctcatatctccataggaatacatgcgaactgcaccaaacttcacaggagtcatacaggttgggtccttaacgcattgcaccacctgttgtcatggcaacatagcatgttagctagcagaattagcatgcaagcaaaaaatgctaagtatatcaacatttcacattttcagctgggtgttttgcCATGTTACCTTCCATGTTACCAgcttacctaccatgctaggaaaaggtgtatgagatgggtggcggggtccaggatgctcggacccgatggatgccgcttgcggctttaattaggcccaagcaccgaaggcggtgcgaaggcctgttgtaattgctccgttttttccgTATTcttattattaggcccgagcaccgaaggcggtgcgaaggcctattgtaattgctccgtttcttccttcttcttcttcttcttcttcttaaacattggaggcatttttggggacctgaacatgcacgaaaacgcgcctactTTTGCgcacccccccaaaggaatgcgaaaaatttgatattttggggtgcttgggactgttcgggcaaaattgagcgagagcgccacctatttaatatgccccgccactgcacgtcatcaatctttatgaaaatcgctacatatattctaaatgttcgggcgaacaaaaaatcctcttggagcaacagcctacaaccaacaggaagtcggccattttggatcaaagtcgccattttggcgttttactgacattttaaaaatctatctcctcctagagatttcatcgtaccgctaccaaaatagctcaggatgtccagaaggcatgtgtctttaaaagttattgaaagttttctaataggagaaagggcatggagggggtggggcctcaaagtttggtgtctcgccgtgaagaacgaaatcgatataacttccacataaaacaatgtatctgaaccaaaatggccatgtatgatgccagtcccatcctgaacacatttacatgtcaatatttgggttatgaattggccacgccccctggtgacaggaagtcatggtttttacttggaaacccacttatctgacgttttggacacaaccagatccaaactgggtcagacagcagaaaacaagttggtgatgatatctgtTGAAAACCATTGCTCTACACTGCAGGGCGCAActgtggcgccatggcgaacttcgataagacgccatgacatcataaatcactataaatccctcaattctgatccaatccccatcagacttgcagggattaatcggggtccggccctgaacagattcatatcaccaattctggtctagccctaagccccgcccactttcaacaggaagtgcttttgttcagacgccggggtccatcccctcaggaatgaaacttacacacttgaaagtgcttcacaacaggtcaaaccctttcatgataccacaagaaaaatctcaagttccttcgtcaaatgtaaccatggc
It encodes:
- the LOC121629697 gene encoding uncharacterized protein LOC121629697, translated to MSSEKGTEVVGCDASIMKNVWEIRVREYGMKLQLEQDRIEKSSLLIINQDWENRVAAKTGGHKRRERKPKHQAETQPDNNVWKSKPQTPRIAPARTTASHGGSAPLGRPGFPSKGFSAPTPAYKDKKGQDKSLTRLQFLMHITQTQPSTIVWGKAWKYNKSLPPAEGSTAGSDWGQCWMFATHQPPSGEGKHWSSEPYMMDPHSLHFWRKLEYRMVKSQRLDFSLPAEEWQVSWQRADKMKEDDVTRDGGPKAGYFTKLMESQRHNESLYSSEWSDSWQSTKPANEQDHHIVSNEGLMNESTTNKQGNEGEMSSEWEECWKLMNHHGTNVFKPWAQKALGPRWTSSWRAATTGFNNHNNSDYSQGSDDQGKQIESHFNNVINVPCSHNYKNLHQNFCKESESPNEWNKSWQITKTNSKPSEEIDKVLKAPPPKIDTAGAQSTDKALKEDVSMPPDPRYEQLKHGVMHQSKSEFPQSKLLLLQQLQKLVPLSDWKESWKMIKHRMRTERRKMKADPLKIFGESEKGRDKKPTLSEWKDSWKYTCKPLHQEPERWQQGWSTTNQIRVNWERHQNEFAPVEFPKNGPTGERIWGESWKFTRRQHRSEPGQRKGQTSDGKSNVHSHHPYDSQEEVKHTRAISDWQQAWMVSETQFRHDKPSLSQWREAWKWSIYHTLPWTELAPRDQWVDELAEIQHCKKVIFVERAKAKMSRSIDKKMFRERYPEKEWSSSWNAESVLQHQPSYYGSSGVSGQGASNRSKQQQHPLASEHGSVWGRSFRFANPMPKLNQPWLKSCPNPAYYLVIWSRGTKTQDIKSNLSSSTANFKIWSNSYQFLQGANGQTKGKRKSAVPSDPREIFTKMTRARKPLYSNLEKEMDKQLDKKWAGCHLWGKAQPRPKKCRGLAKKLKPEDKDKDKFFEKWIESWKFLVRPENLNKRMSFKPLSGWDESWTFLFQSYVPMLDPRGK